The DNA segment GCCAGCGTATCCTCTCGTCTACATTGCAGCGGGAGTTGTCCAGTCCAGTGGATACAGAAATAGTTTTTGTGCTGTTTTTCTGTGCAATTCGCAGGTTTAGATTGGTGCATCGATACTCCTCTCAACGCCGATTGGACTTTCAAAAATAAGTAATGAACTGTCAGGAAAAGTGGCCCTGGTTACGGATCTGGATAATCTGAAATAACCGCATATTCATATGAACTTTCTATGTTTTTGGCAGTTAGGTTTTACCTGTGGAGTACAGACTGGGATACTGATTTTGTATTTCGGTGCAGTGAAAGCAATGGTGCGCAGAGGTTTATCTCCAAATATTAAACGGATTTGTGAGCGGCGCTCGACCTCCACACCCATAAACTTGCTTTCTAGGTTCGCGATGCTCACCAGCATGATCTTCTTGCTAAGGCTGGCGGCGAAGGCTTTAGTCGTCAGTATCCTGCCGATACCTGGTGGGCCATGAAGTTCAGGATCGTGCCCTGCCAGTTGGGCCCACTGCGGCAAAGCCTCACTCGAAGTAGACTGTCTGATAATGCTCGATGTTGGCGACCGCTCTTCCAGTTGTTGCAATAGCGCGCACGACATCTCGACGTCACGTTTCATGGTGAGGCGGCGTCACGCAGCGAAACTCTGCCTTGAGCTGGTACGGCTTAGCTGGAGAGCGGCTCGGCCACCCCTTCCAGGGAGTGCAGGCGGGTTTTGCTGCGCAGGGGTCATTCGACGATATCGGTCAAAACATTTTCTGGGTTAGCCACGGTGTGTAAAGAAGAGCTGTTTACTGGCTCGATGTGCATCACACCTTTAGTATTGAATTGATGCGTGTAATGGGTGCGGAAGAACCGCTCCATCTCCACCAGGTAGTAATGGCGCTGGAGGTAATCGACGACCTCTGAGTTGGCATCTGGTTTGGCGAACGACAGGTCCTTCTTCGCCCAGCCCAGTGCCGTAAGGCCATCTGAGTCAATGGCTGTGACCTCTGCACCAGCGCTCAGGAGTGCCTTCGCCAGCGTGAGATGGCCCGCGCGGCTACGTACATGAGCGCCGCGCGCGGCGTACATCAGTGCAGTCCTACCTTTGGCATCGGTGAAATCCACCGTTGGTTGCAGGCGGGAAACGACGGCACCGTGGGGGTGCTTGCCGCGGATATCGGCCAAATAGATCAGGGGCGTCTGGTGCCGCTCGTTGAGTACGTCGTCTGGTACGAAACGCAGCAGCGCTTCGCAGGCCTCTAGATCGCCCGCTGCCGCCGCGAGATGCAAAGGCGTATTACCGTTCTCGTATGCTTCCGCGTCGCTCAAGATGTAGCGCTGCTCTTGCAGATACTCGCCCAGATCCTCCTTGTCGCCAGACTCGCACGCCGTTTTGAATGCTCGGGTGTTGAGTTGCTGTGCGCTGTAGTGTTTCGGCGCTCTCTGCCCGAAGTAGCCGTCCTGGTCGATGGAGAGCGAGGAGGGATCGTATGCTGCGGGGCTCTGATCTCGGTCCTGCCAATGGTGCAGGTCATTCCAGGTCCAGGCTTTGCCGTCCTGCCAGTGACAAATCGGACGCCAATCATCGTTGGCCTCGATGATGACATGGCCTTTGACTCTCAGCGGCGTCCCGATCCATTGGCTGAGATGATCAGCCAGTTGGCGCAAGAATCCATGTGGGAGTTTACTGCTGCCTGCAAGGTGAAGCTCGGGGCTGCTGCCCACGCCTGTATCCCAGTTATCTTTCATCCAGAGAGTTGCGGGGCGTTGCTGCGGTGTTTTGTATGCCCACAACTCGGCGAACTCCCCGATAAATTTGGAGAAATTGGCTTGAGTCTGGGGGAAATGGCCCGCAGGTCGACGGCCAGGTAAGCCACGGCCGCTTTTGGTGTCCGTACGATCGTGCTGTAAGGCTGACTCATGATGGTGACTTATCCCTGTCTTGATTGCCGCGGCGACGTCAGGGCCAGCGCTGCGGTTGGCCGGCGTGAAGGTAGAGATTGAGGAGCTCTAGGGACGTGTGAATGATTCGCACCTTGTTTGGTGTCGACGGGTGAACGATAACCTTTAGTGGCGAAATGATGTTGGGTTATTTTGTTGGGGAGAATGGATCGTTAATACGGTGGCAGCGGGCTGGTTTGATGAGGTGCTGGGCTCATATATGATCGAGATCGGATATTGCTAGGGTCATGCGGGCTCAAGTCGAAGCGTTATCGAGCTTTTTCATGACCTCGGTTGCGCCTGTTTGACACTCAAAAAACTGGAGTACGTCTGTGAGTGATGTGCAAGGAAAGCTGTTCAAAGTCTGGTTGACCGATACCGGAAAAACACCGAATACCGCCAGTAGCTACCGTTCTGGCCTCAATACCATCAGCAACCACTTGGGGCGCCAAGTGCTTCTGATTACGGATGTGGATGAGCTGACGACTCTCTACGGGCAATACGGCCCAGGTGGTGAATTTGCGCAGATTGGTGCGAGCAACAGCAACAACGTGCAGAACGGACTAAAGCAGTGGCTTGAGTACCAGCGGCAGATCGCGCGAGGTGCAATTGAGGGCTATGCAGATCAGCGTGTGATTCAACTTCTGGACAAAGGTACCGCTGAGGAGCAGGCGTGGGTCTGGAGGCTGCTCAAGTGCTTCCGTGAACACTATCCTCAGGCCGACCACTGGACAGTGAATATTACCCCTGCGGATATTCGAATTGGTGTGCGTGAGCAAAACAGTTTGAAAGGGAAGCCCGCATTCACTCTTTACTGGTACGGGGGTGAAATTTGCTGTTCAGTTCGCGGAGTCGCAGATCATCGGGCGCTGATGGACGCGCAGGAGGAAGGCTGGGAAATCAGTGCGCAACGCTGTCCCACTCAAGCCGATGTAGAGGCTTGGATCAGCACCGTCGACAAGGTACTTGAGAACCGGCAATTACCATTGAAGGGGAGTGGGTTGGTACCTAGTGATTATGGCCAGGCTGAACCAGAAGGTCCGGAGGCTGCTATCGACTTGTCGGCAACCAAGCCCCCGCTCAATCAAATATTGTTCGGCCCGCCCGGTACCGGCAAAACGTACGCCACCATCAACCAGGCATTGGCAATTCTCGCGCCCGAGTTCCTGGCGCAGAACACCGGCAATTCTCCTGAAGCTCGCCAGCGGTTGAAAGCCGAGTTCGAGCGCTTTGCTTCTGCGGGGCGCGTGCGATTCGTGACCTTCCATCAGAGCTTCAGCTATGAAGATTTCGTCGAGGGCATCCGCGCGGACTCAGACAGTGAAACGGGACAGTTGCGCTACCCCATAGAGGCGGGTGTATTCAAGCGTATCTGTGACGATGCCAAGACGCAGCCGGTTGCAGACTTGGGGGTTCGCTCCAATGCCGCTATCTGGAAAATTTCTATCGATGGCTCGGGCATGTCACCCAGCAAAAACTATTGCCTGATGCATGGCGAGGCCCGCATTGGATGGGGCCACTGCGGGGACTTGAGAGAAAACTAC comes from the Pseudomonas sp. RSB 5.4 genome and includes:
- a CDS encoding ankyrin repeat domain-containing protein translates to MKDNWDTGVGSSPELHLAGSSKLPHGFLRQLADHLSQWIGTPLRVKGHVIIEANDDWRPICHWQDGKAWTWNDLHHWQDRDQSPAAYDPSSLSIDQDGYFGQRAPKHYSAQQLNTRAFKTACESGDKEDLGEYLQEQRYILSDAEAYENGNTPLHLAAAAGDLEACEALLRFVPDDVLNERHQTPLIYLADIRGKHPHGAVVSRLQPTVDFTDAKGRTALMYAARGAHVRSRAGHLTLAKALLSAGAEVTAIDSDGLTALGWAKKDLSFAKPDANSEVVDYLQRHYYLVEMERFFRTHYTHQFNTKGVMHIEPVNSSSLHTVANPENVLTDIVE
- a CDS encoding AAA family ATPase; amino-acid sequence: MSDVQGKLFKVWLTDTGKTPNTASSYRSGLNTISNHLGRQVLLITDVDELTTLYGQYGPGGEFAQIGASNSNNVQNGLKQWLEYQRQIARGAIEGYADQRVIQLLDKGTAEEQAWVWRLLKCFREHYPQADHWTVNITPADIRIGVREQNSLKGKPAFTLYWYGGEICCSVRGVADHRALMDAQEEGWEISAQRCPTQADVEAWISTVDKVLENRQLPLKGSGLVPSDYGQAEPEGPEAAIDLSATKPPLNQILFGPPGTGKTYATINQALAILAPEFLAQNTGNSPEARQRLKAEFERFASAGRVRFVTFHQSFSYEDFVEGIRADSDSETGQLRYPIEAGVFKRICDDAKTQPVADLGVRSNAAIWKISIDGSGMSPSKNYCLMHGEARIGWGHCGDLRENYEANDYYQGLGSGDKGTLHYFAEQMAVGDILLCIQSAEKVGAIGVVTSEYRYEADVPAGVNPHYQHVRSVRWLYRGINLSILPINDGRQFTLKTVYAMNRFTWADLLTYLQHEGIKAVEPSVPSSPADTPYVLIIDEINRGNVSRIFGELITLIEPSKRDGADEALSLQLPYSKKPFTVPQNVHLIGTMNTADRSLAGLDIALRRRFVFREMLPEPHLLDGATVEGVNIGQLLRVMNQRIEVLLDREHCLGHAYFMPLLNGGTLAQLELIFRNQVLPLLQEYFFEDWQRIQWVLNDHRKPATDCFVLRETQNLLALFGDKVPAQDQVWRINPLAFSRPTAYAGVISALVSTQDAINPEEQTA